The nucleotide sequence GCTCACAGAAAGGAAGAAGGCTTGTCTGAAGAGTGTAAAGATGACATGTCCTGGATCAAATCCAAAGCTTTTCTAAAGATAAGTCTATCTCTATTCTCCTTTCACTATTGCTTTACGCTGGTTGGTTCCGAGTGCCACTTGTTTATATGAAATTTTACTTGTTAGCTCGAAAAGTATACTCAAGTTTGCAGTGCACAACTTCTCTGAACAAGTAATAAAAAATTCGTGAGCATTGCCATTGATTGATTATAATGCATGATTCGGCAATAGGGTGCAATTTTGGGAATGATATATtagcattttattttgaataatacCGTGGTTCTCATACTCTTGCTCTACCGTGAACTGTTTTCCTCTTGTTAGTTTGATCGCTTAAATTTTATAACGAATTAATGTTTTCCTTCTGTTAGTTCCTAACTGCCTTAACTTTCAACACTGATTAATGCAAGAACTGCTAAAATACATTAGATGGCAAAATATATATTGTTCTCAATAGGTATAGGCGTCACTGGGAAGCATGTCCCTTAAGATGGTGATCCCAATAAATAGTACTTGAGTAAAATATATTTCATTGCTAGCTTCATCATCCCACCAGTAACAAATTATGTTTGCATTTCTGCGGATGGTGATTTTTGCATTCCCGTTTTATCCATTTGCCCTCCTCGCTCCCTTTTATGTCTGTGCTTTTGTAGTGTATTTGTTCACACAACTTTTTGATTTGGAGACATGTCGAAAAAGATGGATTACGAATCATCTTTGAAAATGGACCGCAGTCATGATCAGGTATCAATCATCTTATCTTAAGGAAAAAGTGGTTCTTTTCTGTCTTTGTATTGCTTGCTCTGGGGGGTTTCCCCACAGAAATTATTGAAGAATCATCTCTTTGTATACATATACATCCAGGATGTGAAACTCCAAGGAAATCACCGTCATAGGGCGGCAATATGGAACCTACTTACATTGGCATTTTTCGGCTTGTTTGCTTATCTTGTTGGTAATCGTAACGAGAGAGAAGATGAATCATTCAGAATTGCCATTACTGATTGAAATCACATTATCTTCTTTTTGGCTTCAGGTATGATGATCAGAATGGTAGACCCCTACACGCACCTCTTTTGTTGTCAATTCATCAATGCTCATCGCACACGCCTATTCGTCGTGCTAAATGTTCACACTGAAAAATGCTTGCGTAAGTGGGTTATGTGGTGGTAGGTTACGAGTAATTCTTCTATGTGACCTTCTTACCATCACAAAAAAGAACATTTGGACCAAAAAATATTTGTAGACCCCTACAACAAGAAAGGCGGTCGTGGTAAAGAATTTTTTCCATAGAGGAAATGAAGCACATTTTCATTTCTAAACAAatgcttttgcttttgctttataaattaatacGTGTATTTGTATCGAACATCAATATTGTGGGGTTTGGATTTGGGTGGTTTACAATCCTTGAGTGTGTCGACTTTCCTCATTACTACCGCCAACTTGGCGTCTCTTGGTTGTATGTAAGTTTATCTCTCGAGGATGCAAACCACTGGGCCATTTGGAGCATGATATTGGCTAATGTAACTGTCGAAATGTGAGAGCCGAAGTGATGACCAAAATCAACATACTTTGAAGAGCTATGGAAATGGAAGGCTGGGTTTTGGTTGAATCTCCGCTGGCCAAATCAGCTAGCAATGAAGAACCTATTGGGTTCGACCCGGAATCCGACCCCGACCCCGAATCTCTTGAAGATTTTAGGCTGCCAAAAAACATATTTCGGAATCAAATCAATGTCAATTACAAGCATATTTTGCAAATCGTTAAAATTGATTACTGTGGATTAAAAACTAATAATCGAACAACATAACATGTAAtactgttaaaaaaaattaaagtactTACCTTGAAGTAAGAGAAGCGCAAAATGTGATCGTATAATCAGCACTTGTACACGTAAACGTACTTGAAGCATCATCGTAAGCGTAGCTATATGATTTCGGACACGCCGACTTAAACAACTGCGAGTACATGGACGGCTTGCATGTAGACGGTGAACCGTAGGCGCCGTTGCAACAATACTCCGGACTTCCAAATGCGTCACACGCGCTCTTGCACGCGCCGCCACCCTTGACTTTGAGCTCGGCAGGGCACCGACGGTTGAGGTCCGTAACGCACCCGGTGGACGCGCACGCACCGGATCCCCCACTCCCCTCAACGATCATTGGTAAGTTATAACCGTCAACGAGGCTGACGTCATAGAAGTCTTGAGAACCCGAACCGAGTGTGAACTCGGCTAAGGTGGCCGGTGGCACGGCTCCGGCACCGTTGCACTCGAGCTCGCCCGAGCCGCAGTCCCCGGTCGAACAAGAACCCCGACCCGAACCGTCAAAGGTGCAGCCGGTTCGGCCCCAGAAGCGACCGGACCAGCCGGTCGGGGCTTGGAAAACGCGGGAACTGCCTTTGGGAAGCTCGAAGCCGGTGCTGTCGAGCTTGTCATTGCCGGCGCTGGCTAGAATTCCCGGCCATACTGTGAAGTCACACTTATTTGTGAACGTGAATGTGACCCCTAACACCCCTAAAAAACAGAGACAAATGTATAGATTAGTGATAATTCAATTGAAttaagaaaatggaaagaagtTAAGGTGGTAAAATTGCTCGATTTATTAAAAGTTTGTGTCTTTTTTTACCTTCGGTAATGATTAGAAGAATGAAGGTGAAGTGGTAAGAAATTGGAGTAGCCATACGGATTTTGGTGAAAAGGTTTAGAATCTTGACTGGCAGAGAATGTTGGGTTTTTTTCTCACACGGAAACAGAGTCTGCAAATGGCAAATGCTGTATGAGAAATTGAACTgagggtggaggaggaggaggaggagctggTGCTTTGGGGGGGGAAGGAGGGAGTGGTGGTAGGTTCCGAATGATCAGCTGAGAGTCTTATTTATGAGGAATTCATGCACAAAAAAGAGACAGTGTGAGTGTCAGCTATCACTgactcactatttttttttttttaatttctaattttacgAATAAGATTTGGCACCCAAATTTTTGCATTAAATCTGTGCGTCAAATGGATTTGATGTGTCACGGACTCACTAGCTAGATTTGTGCTTCGATTCATATGGAATTTGGTTAATAAGTGTCACatcatttacaaatttaatgtATAAATTTAGTTTCCGTAACATtaatcctaatttatttttaatagtgAAAAGTTGATCCAATTAGATATGAGGTTAGTGTTGTGAAACGATTAAAAATGTCTGAGTTGTTGGGCGAAGACATGTTTTTATCTGGAAAACAACTTTGCTCCAGTGGCAGCATATGATTGGCGGACGTTTTTCTTTTGCAGTTGTCTAATTTCTTACAATTCAGTTAATTTAGTTTCATTTCATCCCATCATCGCGAGATGATTTTTCCCTTAATTATTGGGGGAAAAACactacaaaacaaaataaccTAACATCAACCTCTTGAAGGAGAAGATGACTGCAAAGGTGGAATGCACCAAAACATTCTCGCACATTTGAGAATGTAATTATGTTCCGAATCTCAAATCTCGGAACTCGGGTGAGAATGGCCATAAAAGTGCTTGATTTCCGCTATAACACCAGCCTTCCTCTCTTATTCTTAACAATTAACGGGTATGTGTGATTTCACTCTTATCTTATTAAGTGACGAATGAGTCCAATTGTACGTTATCCATCCGAATTGATAAGCCACAATCTCAAATCGTATCATGACACTAGCactacattttattgaaattccATTTCACTTGTATTCAGttgtaagtgaaaagtcttAGACTCAACTTTCAAGAACCGCAAAATCAATGTCAAATGATTATTTACCTACTGTATGACTTAGCCCTACCTATAACTCTCAATATCGTTGCCTATAAAGAAATGAAAATCACAAGACAAAGGCATGCAAAAGGCCGTGTAgtaaagatttttcagtgtgtctGTAACTCGAGACATTACGccatatatta is from Pyrus communis chromosome 10, drPyrComm1.1, whole genome shotgun sequence and encodes:
- the LOC137748261 gene encoding thaumatin-like protein 1 — protein: MATPISYHFTFILLIITEGVLGVTFTFTNKCDFTVWPGILASAGNDKLDSTGFELPKGSSRVFQAPTGWSGRFWGRTGCTFDGSGRGSCSTGDCGSGELECNGAGAVPPATLAEFTLGSGSQDFYDVSLVDGYNLPMIVEGSGGSGACASTGCVTDLNRRCPAELKVKGGGACKSACDAFGSPEYCCNGAYGSPSTCKPSMYSQLFKSACPKSYSYAYDDASSTFTCTSADYTITFCASLTSSLKSSRDSGSGSDSGSNPIGSSLLADLASGDSTKTQPSISIALQSMLILVITSALTFRQLH